One part of the Rutidosis leptorrhynchoides isolate AG116_Rl617_1_P2 chromosome 1, CSIRO_AGI_Rlap_v1, whole genome shotgun sequence genome encodes these proteins:
- the LOC139898986 gene encoding uncharacterized protein yields the protein MKLNPLKCSFGETEGKFLGYLATEQEISGRLALWVVELGAYQISYPPRSAVKGQVMADYLVEMSIKLEVINERTALKSVLDETWDLFTDGASCAEGAGAGFVLANPSGEEHTYALRFNFDVSNNEAEYEALLAGLNIARKMNIAKLRAFTDSQLVANQFNCSFEAHDPSMQKYLQLLKELAARFEHFELAQVPRSQNKKEDALRKLAALTFSHFQKQATK from the exons atgaaaCTCAATCCACTAAAATGCAGTTTCGGTGAAACTGAAGGAAAGTTTTTGGGATATCTTGctacagaacaag agatatctggtagacttgCATTGTGGGTAGTCGAATTAGGagcttatcaaatatcttacccTCCGCGTAGTGCTGTAAAAGGACAGGTTATGGCGGATTACCTCGTTGAAATGTCTATAAAATTGGAGGTGATCAATGAGCGAACCGCGTTGAAATCGGTACTTGATGAAACTTGGGATTTGTTTACTGATGGTGCTTCGTGcgcagaaggtgcaggtgcgggttttGTTTTGGCAAACCCAAGTGGTGAGGAGCATACGTATGCACTGCGTTTTAATTTTGATGTGTCAAATAATGAAGCGGAGTATGAAGCATTACTTGCTGGTCtaaatattgcgcgaaaaatgaaTATTGCTAAGTTGCGAGCATTTACAGATTCGCagttagtagcgaatcagtttaattGCTCTTTCGAAGCACATGATCCTTCTATGCAGAAATACTTGCAGCTATTAAAGGAACTAGCAGCGCGGTTTGAGCATTTTGAACTTGCACAAGTGCCAAGAAGTCAAAACAAGAAGGAGGATGCTTTGAGAAAATTGGCCGCTTTAACGTTttcgcattttcaaaaacaa gctacaAAATAA